From the genome of Venturia canescens isolate UGA chromosome 11, ASM1945775v1, whole genome shotgun sequence:
tatatagatacatATGAAATATATAGCTCACGGCGTTATCATTTGTCAATGTTAATAATCACCTAATTTGAGGTTAATTATTTCGTATCGAACAGGTCCGCTTCGATGACATTATTCAGTCATATGATGTTCGTTGCACGAAAGAGCAGATTGATGAAGcaggcaaaaaaaatgaaagttcgaAATCAATGCCTTCGATACAAGTTGCTGCGGGACAAAAGTGATGTgagtataatatatatatatatatatatatatatatatatatacacgcgtACTGCGCTGGGTCATTTGCAGCAATTACCCAAGTATCGCGTCAACGTACGTAACTGGATTTATGAAATGCAATATTTCAGATTATATCTGTGTGGTTTTTATGATTACTTGcagttgaataaattttctgaAGCACAAAACAACGATGTGAGGACCATCATCCGTGACGCGACCATGATGGCATGGGAGGTGACGGGGGCGACGAATGGTGATAACAAAGATAGTTTCAAGGTATACACTTTTATGGAAATAGCATTGCGAAGTTTATATTAAAGGTTATAAAAGCTACATTATATCGTTGAATGAACAAATATTTACAAGTATTAAATATATAGAAATGTGAACAGATTGAGCGAATGGACAGCAACGCCTCAACGCTAACAGTCATTCCGGATAATGGATCAAATGGAATAATCGAGTCTACTGCAATCATCGaacggaaaaaaacattgatcgACTCTGATGACTACAAATTGGAGAGAATGGTAGCGTTTGTTTTCGATCAAAAGTTTCACCCGGCCAACCAATTGCAAGGTATAAAGTTATTAAAACATTCTcacaattcaaaaaattgaacgacTCCAATATTTATATGATGCTAATATTATCATTCCAAAGGGCTCAAACGGAGCAGGACTGTGCAACGACTAagtaaaaatccaaaaaaaaaatgccataGATTAGATAAATCGATTGACGTGAAATATCTGGAAGCATCAAGAGCAGAAAGCGATGAACGGACCCGCGAAAGCATCACATTAAGCTGCGGTATTCGAATggataaatgagaaaaaaaatcattttcgttggcTACACGTCAAATTGAATTCTCAATGAGTTCTAAGGAAAAGGTACACGTAATAAGTAAAACAAACATATCTGAATTGTAACTAGCTAAAGTTACGTACAAACATAAAGCATTTATATTAAATCCTAACGTTTTATTTATAGAGTATTAGCGTCGAAACAGACAGTACAAAAGAACTGCTCGCTGACGAAAAGGGATGATACGAGGAATACTGGAGGAAAAGACAGAAAGCGCGATCTGAAAGAATGCCTAAAAAGTCTTCTGTTATACTTTCTACTTTTACggttggataaatatttcaagaaaattttttcttgatcacctttttatttaatataatataataataaaatattaatgagGTCTTCATAGAAGTTCCGTCTGCATATAATCCTGGCAcagtataaaaatgattataacgatgtttttaatattgtggaacaaaaaattaaCGCATTTATCGTCGTTTCGTTAtggtaaataaatatttttcaaattcgtgaaTAATTAAAACGTATTAATCGATGGCGTGTAAGAACATTCATTTCAGCGGAATCCTGACccgaattgaaaagaaaattcattaacAATATATTTGAGGAAATGCACAATaagagaaatatatttttcacacGACTGCGATACGTTACAGGACGTTATTATACACCCTTAGCGGATTTTAGAACCGAAATTTTACGGTCGTTAACTTTTCGGTCGTATTTGAACATTTTGCTACGGAATTACTACCTTCGATACTACCAAGGGCCCATTGGTAGTGgcgattgaacattttttgatcGTAACTATCGGTTGGATGGTCGTTACGACTGAAAAATTCCCGTCGTATCGTAAACTAGGTCCACGATATCGCCTGGTCGTTTcagtatatatatgtatacgacCTGCGCGTAACAATAGCAATCTCAAACCCGTTTAATATTGCATTCTCTTTATTTGTGATGTGCATTTAATGGTCTTTTTTGACGAAccttgaaatatttcacgaggacaatgcaaatgaaaataagattgAATGAATTAATGTCATAAAAGTTATACAGCGAGAATGTATATAGGCCGGAAACGACGCGGTCGACAATATACATGTGCAACGGAGTGAACGTTTTTGTACAAATTCCGGAACCTGGGTTCGCGGTTAAAAGTATATATACAGGTATATCAGAATAAGAGCAGAATCCGAGACAAAGACTCAAGAATGTAATGGGAATCTAATAAGGGCGGGATCTCGACAGCGGCATATCCGTATTGATATTGGTTATTTGCAGCACGTGTGTTCCGCCGCGGTACAAGTTTCATTCTGAAGTGTTAATAACTTTTAATAAGCACCCGATGTACAAATTGAAACACATGTTGTCATTAAGTGAAACGTTACAGgactaaaaaaattttagcgCGTAATTGTGACATATCGAGTGCGAATTTATATACAGATCGGTAGCTACGCATATTTTTCCGACATAACCTCGAAGCTGTGGGCCTACAACGCAAAGTCCGTATTTCCTTGTGAATAAACGCACGAGGTAATTATTATGTTTGGTATGTTCTATTTGTTATGGTTTAAAATGATCACAAATGGAATGATATATAATGTTAtcaataatgagaaaaattataattatgaaaataaccAAAATTATCACTTTGTAAGAGTGATGAGAAAATATGGTTCACAAAGTTGAGAATCATTTCACAGCTTATTGTAATAactaataaatatttcatataactaatatatatttcatataATTGGAACAAAATAGTACAGTGAGATGCATAGGGCGTAGAATGCAGATGTGTGTTTCAAAGAAGCGTTGAATaagggaaaataaaatattgtaaagATTAAACACAGCGACAAGTCCAGATCAAACGGAGAATCATTATGCGATACATGTGAGGAAGCAAAGATAAGAAATAAGCACTGTTGTACGGATTACAGAAACCCGAAATAAAAACATGGAGGGAACGACCGGTTACAGTAAGGCTGAGATaataatattcaatgatgAGAATGAAGTGGTCACGTTAGAAATTCCAATGGAAGACATGGACACAAATGTAAGTAATCGCAGGGCCTATTTTAGTTAGTGagtaaaacaatgaaaaattattttgcagAATGAACAGCCAgatgaaaataagaagaaatatATAATAGAGTACATTGAAAGACGTGGAGACACCCAAACGGTAGAGGCGAATGAAATCTTCATGCAAGCCGACCCGAAAAGTGAAAAGCTTACGAGATGCACTGacgaattgattgaaaaatattttcgcaaTCCACTAAACCAACATTCCCTGCGACTACGTCGATCTGAGGAAAAAGGCCAAACAAAAGGGATTTATGAAAAGATTCGTGTCATAAAAACTGTGGGTGAGTCGAAAACTTTGATTGTAACAAAATGGACAGATGAAATCTAATAGACCGTGAGTAAACAAATAATCCGATTAGAAtagtataaatgaaaaatatgtaatatTTTGGAGAAGTTgtcgaagaaaatatttctacaATGGAAAATCGGAAGCGAATTCCAAAGAAAAAACCGATAGAGGACTCTCCTGCGATTAAGTACAGTCCGGCACCCCACAAAACCCtgataacaaaaattgatgaaagcgTAGAAGAGCCGGCACAGTGTAAGAGCTCAAAGGAAGTCCTTGCTAAATCGgtaagttgagaaaaaacgcaTGTCAAGGAAGCATTTTATGAGTATTTTTGGTAATAGTTTTTGAAGGAACAACGTTCAGATGATATCCTTATGaacataaaatatttatacattGTGTAAACAAATTTATTAACTAATGAATCCCGAATGAAATGGTCATTCTTTACGTAcacgatgaaatatttaatatttttggaGCAACGTTTCATTCGGTAATAATGATGATAGACATTGTGCTTATttcaaaagaaactgtagaacgGTTATTCAATATGCGAAATTTTAACAACGATCTGATTTCGGAAAATTGACATAATTGGAAAGGGAATGAAAGGCAACTCATCGAACtcttattattaatttaaatattttttttaccgattgTACAAAAATTAAGTTATATCATATATAAATTCATAATCGTCGTTAAATACTTGCGTATCTAAGTGTAGTTCGACATCATCTCCAGATAAGCGAAACGTTGGCAATCTCGGTGATCTTGTAAAAGAATTTTGTTCAGAAAATTCGCATGTGTTTAATTTTTCAGTTgagcaaataaaataaagatccGGTAAAAAGCGTAATAACGTAgtcttttcatagaatgtaaacatagaaaaaagattcagaaccaggaaaaaaattctatagaaataataaacgaaaaattgaaaagttcaaaaaaattcaacaataaaaaacaatcgaaaaaaattctgtaaagaaaaataaaaattttcaaaaaaattcataaatattgaacaaattgaaaaatgtactatccaagttacatgcagtataaaaatgtatgatatcaattagaggccaagtttttattgataatttggaatatttattgaataaatcggaaactttaattgaaactcatgataattattttcaagaaaaaagttaatgaaaaaaaagtcataacggaagttacgtgcagtactaaaatgtattatatcaattcgtggtcaagtatttatcggttattcgaaatataatctccggcgacaaatgagcgttgagaatccttgtcgggctcacaacgttttatcaaaattactaaaaaattaatggaaatgaaatcattaaaaattcacatgaaagtcattcgttacttcaacaaggtacacactttaaacaatcgattcccctccgattttcaggatcccctggtattattcacaacattcaacttcgattggatcggtacaaattatgttcaaatacgtcttaaacgtacttgtccggcccatcactttttattcaaattgctcattcgaaaacaaatcagggctgctctaaaatgacaaatataataaaatcgatagaaataaaaataatatctccaagtaatttgaacttgattgttcgcaagttcgtatagcaatatccacttctcattttcttcagtgaacacataccattcggtaagaaccaatgaaaatgagaaataatcaggcacattacaaaaaattttcgaacctactcagccatgcaatgtttttttttctatagtcacgtacacattttgataaataccactagtcgagtacgatacgtggattcctggaatttggagaaaaattattttgttgtgaattctgacttcatatgatataaatagattaatcaactttatctttcattttcgtttcattttgacaagagcgattcgaaggaaaaatattttctcgggaattactgttcctcaatattaacacatgcattaactttgtttttgatttgttttcgaatgagcaatttgaataaaaagtgatgggccggacaagtacgtttaagacgtatttgaacataatttgtaccgatccaatcgaagttgaatgttgtgaataataccaggggatcctgaaaatcggaggggaatcgattctttaaagtgtgtaccttgttgaagtaacgaatgactttcatgtgaatttttaatgatttcatttccattaattttttagtaattttgataaaacgttgtgagcccgacaaggattctcaacgctcatttgtcgccggagattatatttcgaataaccgataaatacttgaccacgaattgatataatacattttagtactgcacgtaacttccgttatgacttttttttcattaacttttttcttgaaaataattatcatgagtttcaattaaagtttccgatttattcaataaatattccaaattatcaataaaaacttggcctctaattgatatcatacatttttatactgcatgtaacttggatagtacatttttcaatttgttcaatatttatgaatttttttgaaaatttttatttttctttacagaatttttttcgattgttttttattgttgaatttttttgaacttttcaatttttcgtttattatttctatagaatttttttcctggttctgaatcttttttctatgtcatccagaaacaagggaccatcaatgtacttgtcccaacctttttttccccaggggaagtttatggtttgatatcacgccttttttctcaaaagttcctcatttatgttatgacggttataggattttagtttaaatttctatgaattatttgcttagtacatttttatagattccattctaatacgaacatttttttatgggataatctttttcatgaaaatatcagcaaataagggaccatcaatgtacttttcacaaccttattttccctgggtatgattttcggcttataacgttggtttccacgaaaaaggacctatttttcgtcaaaattttactgaaaatatttcggcacaggtttgttcttggacttcggtgattttttcccttgtctcctaatatgttttgtctattaggaatccaagagcacggtggaaagtgggttggaggccgagatatgattttcggcttataacgttggtttccccgaaaaaagaccgatttttcgtcaaaattatactggaaatatttcggcactggtttgttcttgcacgtcggtgatattcccccttattttctaatctgttttgtgtattaggaacccaagagtgtgaagaaatgcgtttcgtgggctgtaatatgattttcggcttataacgttggtttccatgaaaaaagatctatttttcgtcaaaattgtactggaaatatttcgtcaccggtctgtccgtggcctttggcgattttttccaagtcttcataccaagaaagaactaacgtaaagatttccttaatagaacagattttatttatcccttttcttcaaaattcaaatgaaagatagatcaaattcaagacacgattttatttatcccttttcttcaaaattcaaatgaaagatagatcaaattcaagacacgaaaaatccaacagatttgcccactttaaatgtcgcttttgcattctgaatctagagatttcgtttcatgcaaaacgtgcccccaatgaaatatatttccaaagtttgcaagcggccgctaaggttcaattatccacagtttgatagtttctgaaaaaagtacccgtaaacttctaacatttataatgccagaactcaaagcagaaaaaaaaactaagcgaactttattcaacagagcaacagaattcaaagacgtttaacgtacctgcattggttttaaaggaaaaccatttcaggacaatttagaaatgaatttagaaattcgaaaactcagaaaggaatagaaaaaggaacattgaagtatttagaaaagctgaagacttttgtattgaattttctagattacatgatacggttggagtaaatgatttgaatgattggcacacatgctgcaacacagaaatatcaaagtttagaagtattcgctgtatatcagtcatacaaacttcaatactatttgaaaagaaacacttcaaaacttgctgaaccaagttccattacatattaccataatcaaaggtAAGGGGTGATCCATAGCATATaaatttatccacagaaatttcagagttcgcaggtatctgctgcggttcaatgtatctgcgcaatgagcttcgaagacagcaatttcaaatctatccataaatgagcaactgaagacttttataatcaattttttacttcatgtatatgttacggttagagtcaaaatgtaaaatgaatggcacagtatataaattgtatagtttgcagattttcgttgtatttcaatgatccgaatctacagcattataatgaaaagttgtcaaaagtcatgatgttgcattaaaatgacatagcgcacattgcattcagaaattctgtaagtttctggggatgttggtaggcattatatttgatcacatccaaaactgagcaactgtagacttatcggaatgaattttttttataataattccatatctgtagtttgcaaagtggaaa
Proteins encoded in this window:
- the LOC122418355 gene encoding uncharacterized protein, with the protein product MLVPQSTIMSPDVTEQQQVGIKTINMAGCVKVCAWLVRTNDIRYNLQLKSSGVLIKVLQQEVLWHIPSVGDSHSGREEEAGSVPTTYITAVRTKYNTSASMTLFSHMMFVARKSRLMKQAKKMKVRNQCLRYKLLRDKSDLNKFSEAQNNDVRTIIRDATMMAWEVTGATNGDNKDSFKIERMDSNASTLTVIPDNGSNGIIESTAIIERKKTLIDSDDYKLERMVAFVFDQKFHPANQLQGLKRSRTVQRLSKNPKKKCHRLDKSIDVKYLEASRAESDERTRESITLSCGIRMDK